In Meiothermus ruber DSM 1279, the following proteins share a genomic window:
- a CDS encoding penicillin acylase family protein: MHRRLLWLMGLLVLASCVPVNQVQQVQGLVGPVRITFDRWGVPHIRAQASDMDVFFAQGYVHARDRLFQMELGRRAAQGRLAEILGSGAIEQDRFFRTWGFYRAAQAALPNHSEFTRRALEAYAAGVNQFIREGHLPLPFALLGFTPEPWTPADTLAWGKLQSYDLGQVWQDEIDNTFILNKVGLEGFNDLRGAYPQGWPTILQPEDLRSLDERAQSRRVYQPAALSPDLLERLERVAAFSRQLSLAPQNPDQGSNNWVLSGARTTTGKPMLANDPHLRLQNPALWYIADLRGPTYHAIGATIPGVPGVFLGRNDRVAWGATNVRPDVMDLFVLDLEGGSYRTPLGLVPLRVRQETIRVRGADPVTITVRESEYGPVISDLGPAFLRPGLTAGAAIATEKQAVAVRWTGLDPQDTTLDAYLGMNRAQNAEEFRQALRRYVAPMQNFVYADVEGTIGYFAPGWVPIRDWDGRFPASASKGQQWKGYLPFERLPQVVNPKEGFVASANNRVLPHGGPDISSYTTEVFRAQRIRELILATPRANLEDMARWQGDTYSIIARELLPGLLALQPQSEAARRLQNAVRNWDLRAELDSVGATAFAFYYREISRMLEDELGLRYPPVPYTFIKTLREEGRWCQDARAGIRNCAQFMAQALEKAGAELERRLGPDPSGWQWGRLHQASLTSPLASAPLVGGLFNRTIPTPGSMHTVNVANYNQDTFLHTSGASLRTLFDLSDPDNSRIIYPMGQSADLFSPHFDDLLWLWRDKQYIPLSTRPADWGPTWTLELRP, encoded by the coding sequence ATGCACAGGCGGCTTTTGTGGCTTATGGGTTTGCTGGTGCTGGCTTCCTGCGTGCCGGTCAATCAGGTACAGCAGGTGCAGGGGCTTGTGGGGCCGGTGCGCATTACCTTCGACCGCTGGGGGGTTCCGCACATCCGGGCTCAGGCCAGCGATATGGACGTGTTTTTTGCACAGGGCTACGTGCACGCGCGCGACCGGCTTTTTCAGATGGAGCTGGGCCGCCGGGCCGCGCAGGGGCGGCTAGCCGAAATTCTGGGCAGCGGGGCCATCGAGCAGGATCGCTTCTTCCGCACCTGGGGCTTCTACCGGGCCGCTCAGGCCGCCCTTCCCAACCACAGCGAGTTCACCCGCCGAGCCCTCGAGGCCTACGCCGCGGGGGTCAATCAGTTCATCCGCGAGGGCCACCTGCCCCTTCCCTTTGCTCTGCTGGGCTTCACCCCCGAGCCCTGGACCCCCGCCGACACCCTGGCCTGGGGCAAGCTGCAGTCCTACGACCTGGGGCAGGTCTGGCAGGACGAGATAGACAACACCTTCATCCTGAACAAAGTGGGCCTCGAGGGCTTCAACGACCTGCGCGGGGCCTATCCGCAGGGCTGGCCCACCATCCTCCAGCCCGAAGACCTCCGCAGCCTGGACGAGCGCGCCCAGAGCCGCCGGGTATACCAGCCAGCCGCACTCTCCCCTGACCTCCTGGAGCGGCTCGAGCGGGTGGCCGCGTTTTCCAGGCAGCTCAGCCTCGCACCCCAAAACCCCGACCAGGGCTCCAACAACTGGGTGCTGAGCGGTGCGCGCACCACCACCGGCAAGCCGATGCTGGCCAACGACCCCCACCTGCGGCTGCAAAACCCCGCGCTGTGGTACATCGCCGACCTGCGCGGCCCCACCTACCACGCCATTGGGGCCACCATTCCAGGGGTGCCGGGGGTGTTTCTGGGGCGCAACGACCGGGTGGCCTGGGGGGCCACCAACGTGCGGCCCGACGTGATGGATCTGTTTGTGCTGGATTTGGAAGGAGGGTCGTACCGCACCCCGCTGGGCCTGGTTCCGCTACGGGTTCGGCAGGAGACCATCCGGGTGCGGGGGGCCGACCCGGTGACCATCACCGTGCGGGAAAGCGAGTACGGCCCGGTGATCTCCGACCTGGGCCCGGCCTTCCTGCGGCCCGGCCTCACGGCGGGCGCCGCCATCGCTACGGAAAAGCAGGCGGTTGCGGTGCGCTGGACGGGCCTCGACCCGCAGGACACCACCCTGGACGCCTACCTGGGCATGAACCGCGCCCAGAACGCCGAGGAGTTCCGCCAGGCCCTGAGGCGCTACGTGGCCCCCATGCAGAACTTCGTGTATGCCGATGTGGAGGGTACCATCGGCTATTTCGCACCGGGCTGGGTTCCCATACGCGACTGGGACGGGCGCTTCCCGGCCAGCGCCAGCAAGGGGCAGCAGTGGAAGGGTTACCTGCCTTTTGAGCGGCTGCCCCAGGTGGTCAACCCTAAGGAGGGGTTTGTTGCGAGCGCCAACAACCGGGTGCTGCCGCACGGCGGGCCGGACATCTCCAGCTACACCACCGAGGTCTTCCGGGCCCAGCGCATCCGCGAGCTGATTCTGGCCACACCCAGGGCCAACCTCGAGGACATGGCCCGCTGGCAGGGCGATACCTACTCCATCATTGCCCGTGAGCTGCTACCGGGATTGCTGGCCCTACAGCCCCAGAGCGAGGCGGCCCGACGTCTGCAAAACGCGGTGCGCAACTGGGACTTGCGGGCCGAGCTGGACTCGGTGGGGGCCACAGCCTTTGCCTTCTACTACCGCGAGATCTCCCGAATGCTGGAGGATGAGCTGGGCCTGCGCTACCCGCCGGTGCCCTATACCTTCATCAAAACCCTGCGCGAGGAAGGCCGCTGGTGCCAGGATGCCCGCGCGGGCATTCGGAACTGCGCCCAGTTTATGGCCCAGGCCCTGGAGAAAGCCGGCGCCGAGCTCGAGCGCCGCCTGGGCCCCGACCCCTCCGGCTGGCAGTGGGGCCGGCTGCACCAGGCCAGCCTGACCTCCCCCCTGGCCTCCGCGCCGCTTGTTGGCGGCCTGTTCAACCGCACCATCCCCACCCCCGGCTCGATGCACACCGTGAACGTAGCCAACTACAACCAGGACACCTTTCTGCACACCTCGGGGGCCAGCCTGCGCACCCTCTTCGACCTTTCTGACCCCGACAACAGCCGCATCATCTACCCCATGGGCCAGTCTGCCGACCTGTTTAGCCCCCACTTCGACGACCTGCTCTGGCTCTGGCGCGACAAGCAGTATATTCCCCTCAGCACCCGTCCGGCTGACTGGGGGCCCACCTGGACGCTCGAGCTGAGGCCGTAG
- a CDS encoding pectin acetylesterase-family hydrolase, producing MQRWLTALVVVIGFALAQAPAGWQEIRPGGAAVCSDGSPWRFYVAPGAADKVIVNFQGGGACWDAATCNPQSRLYTTRLQLQDLQAGQGIFNRNNPENPFRDWTHVFVPYCTADLHWGNNTARYGDLTIQHKGAVNARQAVLWVFNNIPNPQNILVTGCSAGGYGSIMWAPYFMRRYPNAQVTQLGDAALGVAPASFFPVASRAWGIQSALPGWIGGLEPAQLGSNDLYQIFARAYPNRSFAQYSTLADEVQIFFYSLIVGQPRPTPEIAQQWVQGALANLASIKQAAPNFYSYLAPGTQHCIIGRPEFYSTRVGDVRFVDWLSRLVSNGRPGDVAPPR from the coding sequence ATGCAACGTTGGTTGACGGCGTTGGTTGTGGTTATTGGGTTCGCCCTGGCCCAGGCCCCGGCAGGCTGGCAGGAAATTCGACCGGGGGGTGCGGCGGTTTGCTCGGATGGCTCGCCCTGGCGCTTTTATGTGGCTCCGGGGGCTGCCGATAAGGTGATCGTCAATTTTCAGGGGGGTGGGGCCTGCTGGGATGCTGCCACCTGCAACCCCCAGTCCCGCCTCTACACCACCCGCCTGCAGCTTCAGGACTTGCAGGCCGGTCAGGGCATTTTCAACCGCAATAACCCCGAAAACCCCTTCCGCGACTGGACGCACGTGTTCGTGCCCTACTGCACTGCCGACCTGCACTGGGGCAACAACACGGCCCGCTACGGCGATCTGACCATTCAGCATAAAGGGGCCGTCAACGCCCGCCAGGCGGTGCTCTGGGTTTTCAACAACATCCCCAATCCGCAGAACATACTTGTTACCGGTTGCAGCGCGGGCGGCTATGGCTCGATTATGTGGGCCCCCTACTTTATGCGCCGCTACCCCAACGCGCAGGTGACACAGCTAGGGGATGCCGCCCTGGGGGTGGCCCCGGCCTCGTTCTTCCCGGTGGCCTCGAGGGCCTGGGGTATTCAAAGTGCGCTTCCTGGCTGGATTGGGGGCCTCGAGCCCGCCCAACTGGGCTCCAACGACCTGTACCAGATCTTTGCCAGGGCCTACCCCAACCGCAGCTTTGCTCAGTACAGCACCCTGGCCGATGAGGTGCAGATCTTCTTCTACAGCCTGATTGTGGGCCAGCCGCGCCCCACCCCCGAAATCGCTCAGCAGTGGGTGCAGGGCGCGCTGGCCAACCTGGCTTCCATTAAACAAGCAGCCCCTAACTTCTATAGCTACCTGGCCCCCGGTACCCAGCACTGCATCATCGGGCGGCCCGAGTTTTACAGCACCAGGGTGGGGGATGTGCGCTTTGTGGACTGGCTGAGCAGGCTGGTGTCGAACGGCAGGCCCGGCGATGTGGCCCCGCCCAGGTAA